GGCTCAGTGCAGTATACCTCTCTTCCACCAGAGCAAAAAGAAATCATGAAACAATTTATGAGCACCGTACGCGAATTGGTTAGATCATCGATGGTCAATCCAACCAATAAAGAACATTCCTTTGGCTCATACTACCTTGAAACGTATCGAACCGCATATTTACGCGCCCATCCCGAGCTCGTTCGTCAGTTTTCTAATCTCAACTCACTTAAAACAGAACCCGAGCAAAGGGACTTCTTGAACAATTTTTCACTCTTTCTGGAGGGGATGCTGAAACTCCCCAAGAAGCAGGCAGCCGATATGCAAAGATCCATGGGAAGCTCGCAATAAGCGCCACGCACACTGCATACAACAAGATTTACGAGCTGCGCTCCCTGCGGTGCCGTAGCTCCTCGGGTGCTCGGCCCTACGTGCCAAAGATGCCCTGCGCCCGCCGGCCTGTGGGCCTGCATTGGCGGGCTCGGGCAGGCACTTCGGGCAAATTTTGGCGGCTAAATATGCTCTTACCGTAATAAATAATTGACATAGTGCGCCGCCAAAACTTCTCGTAAATCCAACGTTGTGCGCAATAGGCTTACAATTTACTTGACGCCGTCTTTAAGCTTGTGCTTTCTATAGGCGCGTAAATCAGTTTACAGAATTAAGAATGAGGGGACTACAAGATGAAGATACGAATTGCTTTATTGTTTACTCTAACATGCTTAAGCCTCGCGAGATGCGGAAGCTATCAAGTCAAGAAGGATGCGTTTCAAGAAAAACAGCCAATTGTATTGTCAGACAAAATGGGGTATATTGCTTTCAGTTATTTAGGCCCCACTTCAGGCGATCCTGGACGCTGGTTAGCACATAACACAGACAAGAACGAGAAAATCTCTATGTATTTTTCGACAGAACTAGAGCCTCAATTAGCCCTGTTTGAAGTACAACCAGGAAACTATTCGGCAATAGGCTTATCCGGTGGGCGTCAGTTGGACTTTGAGAACCCACCTGTTTACGCAAAATTAAAGAACAAATGGAACGTTTGTGCGGGTTGTATCGCATACATCGGCCAAATCAATTATTCTTTCGTCTCAATGCCTAGGCAAAGCACAGTCTACTACAAGATTAATAATGAATTTGATACAGATAGCAAGGAGTTGCTTAAGAGATTTCCTGAAATCAGCAGAGAAAGACTGGTTAATGGGCTTAAGAATCCTTTAAAATAGCACATGCTCAGCCTACTGCGCACAACAAGATTTACCTGCTGCGCTCGCTGCGGTGCCGTGGCTCCTCGCGTGCTCGGCCTCCGGTGGCCTGAAATGCGTTGACGCCCGCGCTCTGTCGAGCTTAATTGGCGGGCGCAACGCAGCCACCTACGGCACATCGATGGTGCGCCAAGAGCGGCTTCACTAAGAAGACGGCATTTATTGTGCGGCGCACCATCGCCGTCAGGTAAATCCACCGTTAGCTGCCATACCGCAAAACTAAACTCATGCCACTGACCATAGCACATCCTGCAATAATTTTACCAGTGCTGCGATATAGCCGAAATGCAGCATTTGTTACGGGGCTCTTTATTGGCTGTCTAACACCAGATTTTGAATATTTTCTGCGCGCACAACTTACGAGTACAATCAGCCATACCGTTTTGGGGCAATTTATTTTTTGCCTGCCGATTGGTATTATTTTGACCATTTTGTGGCAAGTTGTAATTAAAAAACCACTGTTGGCCAACATGCCTCAATGGTTTCGCATACGTTTGGGTTCAGTATATAGTTCGGAAGTAAAAGGGTTTAATCAATGGCTTTTTTGCTGCCTTGGGTTAGTTTTTGGCAGCTTTTCTCACATAATATGGGATAGCTTTACTCATGAATCTGGGTATTTCGTTAAATTGATGCCATTGCTGAGTAATTCCCAACTGGGCAGTATCCCGCTATATAAGTTTGCGCAACATTTCTCAACGGCGATAGGTTTGGTGGCGCTTGGTCTGTACTTATTTTGGCTGCAACCAACCCCTGAGGTGCCCGCAGAAGCAACACCCTGGAAATATTGGTTCCCGTTAGCGTTTTTCTTTATTACTACCTTTTCGCTTTTATGGTGCTTTATCCCGGATCAAGGGCATAGGCATTCAATAGGCAACAAGATAGTCTGGTTACATACTGCAGGCTTAATAAGCCTCGTACTCGCAGGCATTCCCCGCATGCGGTACGGCAGCTAACAAGATTTACCTGCTGCGCTCGCTGCGGTGCCGTGGCTCCTCGCGTGCTCGGCCTCCGGTGGCCTGAAATGCGTTGACGCCCGCGCTCTATCGAGCTTTATTGGCGGGCGCAACGCAGCCACCTGCGGCACATCGATGGCGCGCCAAGAGCGGCTCTGTAAGAAGACTGCATTTATTGTGCGGCGCACCATCGACGTCAGGTAAATCCACCGTTGTCTGAAATCGTCGCCAAATTATTTGTTCTGAAAAGAGCTTAGGTTTGAGTATAATACACTTTAACGAAATGACCGATAATTGATCATGGAAATATATGCGCTGAGCAAATCTCCAAAAGCTACGCAGCCAGTTGGCAATACCAAGAATGCTGTCAGTAGACCATCAAACTTTAATAAGCCCGATGAAGCTAAAATTTCCGTAACAGCCCAGATGAAAGCCCGGCTTCGGCAGATTCAACAATCGCAGGAAAATCTTGCATCAGGCATTACTATGTTGAACGTAGCTGACGGTTATCTTGCCGAAATGCAAGGTATTACAGAGCGATTGAAAGTACTTGCGTTGAAAGCCACTAATGGTACAGATAGCGCCTTTGATAGGCAGATGGCACAAGTTACAGTATCCAGTCTAATCGATGAATTGGATCGGGTAGCTAAAGACTCATCGTATAAGCATATGCGTCTTTTCCTGGGCGACTATGCAAGAACAAGCAAAACAGCCTCTATGTGGTTTCAAATTGATATGACCCCGAATTCCCGCCATCGAATTTTCCTTGCTACGATGACATCTAGCGCCATGCGCCTCAGTGAAGCTGGGGCCAAAATATCAATTTCCACTGCTCTACAAGGCTCAGATGCCATTGGTGTGTTCAATGATGCTTTGGAACGAGTCAAAAAACAGCGGGCAGACATATCTGCAGATGCGGAAAAATTTGAATTCGCTATGACGGGCCTCGATAAAGAAGCTCAAGCGCTTAAGCAGGGTATAGAATCTATAGAAACCAGAAGAAATACTCATAAAAAAGTGGCTCCCTAGGCGACGACGTCAGACAACAAGATTTACCTGCTGCGCTCGCTGCGGTGCCGTAGCTCCTCGCGTGCTCGGCCTCCGGTGGCCTGAAATGCGTTGACGCCCGCGCTCTATCGAGCTTTATTGGCGGGCGCAACGCAGCCACCTGCGGCACATCGATGGCGCGCCAAGAGCGGCTTCGCTAAGAAGACTGCATTTATTGTGCGGCGCACCATCGACGTCAGGTAAATCCAACGTTGGCTGACATAAGCTAGAAAATATGATTCCGAAAAGACTAATTTCAAGATGCAGAACGTTGTACGCTAACAATCGTCTCGGTCTTTTACGCGAATTTGAAGGGTTTGACGCCCTTAAGCAGAAGAAAGCGATTTTCCTCGAAATTTTCAAAACGAAACAACTACCCGCAGTAGAAATAAAGTTTCTGCATTGCGACGACCTCTTGGAAGTCCTGAAAGACCGGAAGCTAAGAATTCGGAGTTATCATTGTGTAGGCGACTTATCCTGGGAAATTCGTGTTGCTATTAATCCGCGAATTAAGAATGGCCTAGATTGGGATGAAAAGTTAGGTGCCAAGTTTGGCGTCGTCCCTATACTCAAGTACGTTATCAATCATTATGTGGGCTGCTATTCAAGCTGGTGCTATACCATGGCGTTTGATCGGAAAACCAAGATATTTGAATTTTCCCCCATAAAGCTACCGAAGCAATACAGCCGCTTAAAAAGCGATTTTGATACTGCACTCAATAGGCTAGGTTTTGTTTCGGTAGACAAGCGTGATTTTGATACGAGAATCTCAAATGTCACAACAGATACAATCCATAAGGGGCCGGTAAAGTTTTTTGATCTAGTTTTTACGGATATTTACGGTCACGAGTTTGAGAAAAGTCGGTTTACCACCAAGCCTATTAAGATTGACTCAACCTTCAGAGAATTCACGGGGACGAAAAACAACTTTTACGAGGAATCAATTACCCTTAATAATGGTGATGAAATATTTCTCATTAAAGAATTCGGGAAAAAGGCTCGCCTTACTTTGACCTACAAAAATGACAAGGGCAAGAAGCACAAGAGGGTATTTAAACTATAGCTTACGTCAGCCAACAAGATTTACCTGCTGCGCTCGCTGCGGTGCCGTAGCTCCTCGCGTGCTCGGCCTCCGGTGGCCTGAAATGCGTTGACGCCCGCGCTCTATCGAGCTTAATTGGCGGGCGCAACGCAGCCACCTGCGGCACATCGATGGCGCGCCAATATGCGGCTTTCGAAAGAAGACTGCATTCATTGTGCGGCGCACCATCGACGTCAGGTAAATCCAACGTTGTGTGAAATCGCATGAAGACAAATTGTAACAAACTTCTTATCGCTCTTGTTTTGGTTATTCCCATTTTTACCGCTCCGCCAAAGAGTTCAATTAAATGGGTTGAGCCCAAACAAGGTATAAAACTATTCCGACTTCCGCGCGCTGATTCGCAAATAATCGCGACCGTACCATATCAGGCTCAGATACAAATACTTTTCCGAAACGATGAAATGGTAGAAATTCAAAAACGCCGGGGTCACTGGGCAGTTATTAAATGGCATGATTTTGTCGGCTGGACATTTGATGAAGATCTTGTTTGGGGCAGCTACATAGACACAAAGACAGTTGAGATTAAAGAGCTAATCTGGCAACGTTGTTCTGTAGGCCAGGCACCTGATGAGTATTGCACCGGTCAGGCTTCGGGCATATCATTAGAGTTCGAGGCGAGCGATTTTAAAGGTGAAAAGCTCATAAAGGGCCCATTCATAGAAGCCTGCGAAGCCTTAAATAAACAGTCTTTCGCAGGTAGGAAAAATTGGCGGCTGCCCACAGCCTTAGAGCTCAAGACGTTGGTCAGGTGCACGGCGGGTCCCCAAACGCTTTTGAAAAACTTCAAACAATGTAACAAAGGCTCAGTCTATCCAACGATAGATGCCACGATATTCCCGAATACAAGCCCGAACATGTACGTAACGTCTGATCGTTCACCCGCCCCGTACCGAGATACAGTCTTTTCGGTGCATTTCGAAGTGGGCAGTACGGCCTCCAGCTATTCAAACTATGCCATGCTGGGCTTAGTTCGGTGTGTCTCAGAAAAGTAATAGACCTGAACATGCGACTTCACACAACAAGATTTACCTGCTGCGCTCGCTGCGGTGCCGTAGCTCCTCGCGTGCTCGGCCTCCGGTGGCCTGAAATGCGTTGACGCCCGCGCTCTATCGAGCTTTATTGGCGGGCGCAACGCAGCCACCTGCGGCACATCGATGGCGCGCCAAGAGCGGCTTCGCTAAGAAGACTGCATTTATTGTGCGGCGCACCATCGACGTCAGGTAAATCCACCGTTGGGCGCCATATTTTGAAATATTTTTTTAAAATCCTCGCCATCCTTGGCGAGCCATAAATCAAGGTCTGGTATTAGCTTATGAATAACTGGATTTCAATCGCGATCTCGCTAGTTGCGGTCACCATATCATTGGTCACTGCTTGGTTAACATTCTTCCGAAGGGGACGGCTCCGGATGACTCAGCCTACCGTGATTTATCTTGGGCCTGACGGAAAAGCAGATGCGAAAGGAGATAACAAGATTTTTCTCAGAACGCTCCTTTATGCAACAGCTAAACGTGGATTGGTGGTGGAGAGCATGCATATTGCTCTGGAACGCGGCGAATCAAAGCAAAATTTTTCCATTTGGGTGTATGGTGAGCAGCAGATGTATCGAGGCAGCGGTCTCTACGTAAATGACACAGGTCTGACCTATAATCATCATTTTTTACTTCCGCGAGATAGCTCAGATTTTCAATTCAGCGAGGGTGAACACCGACTTCGTGTATTTGCCAAGATCGTTGATCAAAATAGCGTCATTGAACTCTTCAATACACGATTCACCGTGACCAAGACTCAGGCTGAACAGATCAGGGCTGGCAACTCTGGTTTGTATTTCGACTGGGGGCCTGATAGCCAGCAGTATCATAGCCACTTGGAACCGAAGCCAGAACCTGACATTACCGACATGTTTACCAACCTGATTAAAGAAGGCGTTGGCAAGAAAAAGAGAAAGAAATTAACATTGTGAAAGCTCAGAAAAGCGCATCCTTGTGCTTTTCTGCTTTATCGCTACAAAATACGGCGCCCAACAAGTTTTACCTGCTGCGCTCGCTGCGGTGCCGTAGCTCCTCGCGTGCTCGGCCACTCCGCGCCAAAGATGCCCTGCGCCCGCCGGCCTGTGGGCCTGCATTGGCGGGCTCGGGCAGGCGCTCCGGGCACATTTTGGCTTGCGGCGAAGACGCCTCCAGCCAAAACGTCAAGGTAAAACCAACGTTGTCTGAAATTCCCGACGCCCCTGAGGCTATGACTTTAAATTGACGCGCGTCCGCGCGATACATATATTCACCCATATCAAGGTATGGAATTTGAATGGGATGATGCGAAGAGTGAATCAAATACAGATAAACACGGGTTATCCTTTGAAGAAGCTCAATACGCATTCAACGACCCAAAGCGCGTTATTGCCATTGACCATAAACACAGCACGAAGGCTGAGAAAAGGTACTTTTGCTATGGAAAGATAGCTGGTAGGGTTGTAACAGTGAGATTCACATTCAGAGGTGAGAAAATCAGAATATTTGGTGCAGGATACTGGAGGGAAGGCAATGCGAAATATAAGAGGAAAAGCTAAATATACGGGCGCCCCAAAAGATATGGCGGATGCTATCAATTCTTCGGAGATAGTTGAAGACTTCTTGCCTAAGCCCGAAGACTTGGTTTTCAAGAAAAAAACAGTAAAAGTTACCATGAATCTCAGCAAAGATAGTGTAGACTTTTTTAAGGTACGAAGTCGAAAGCTTGGCGTGCCATACCAAAAGATGATAAATAGCCTCGTAGATAAATACGTGGAACGTTATGGCCGAGCGTAGGGCGTCGGGAACTTCAGACAACAAATTTTACGCGCTGCGCCGCTGCGGTGCCGTAGCTCCTCGCGTGCTCGGGTCTCCGCGGCATAGATCGCGGACGACGCGCACACCGGGAGGTGTGTTTTCGCGCGTCGCCGCGAGCCGCTACGACCACATTTTTTGACGCAAATCGGCTTTACAATTTGAATAAATGACACAAGCGTCAAAAAACGTCAGCGTAAAATCCACGTTGTGCGAAAAATCTGCAAAAATTTTACCTTACTTTTTCATGCCGACGTCCTGTCGGCACGGCTTCCGATGACCAAGCAGGCGAATTCAAGATGCTTTCTTTCATGAGAATCAGTAAGTTATACCTGGCTTTGCTCGGGCTAGGCTTTGTTTTCGTAGCATGCAAAGAAGAGCCCGAAACGACTTATATGCAAAGGATTCGTCAACCGAGCCCGAGCCAGATACCGCCGGACTACAAGTATCCAGTTACAATTCCCGTCGATATGAAATCCGAGCATTATTTTGACCAGAGCGAACTTTATTCAGAGAAGGCTGAAAAGCCCCAAGGCGAATGGCGTACGGTTAGTCTAATACCAAACGTGCAGCTAGAGTTTCCTAAGGCGATTAGCTTTCGATCTAACTATCAGATGCTGAATGAAAAACCATATTCACTTTCCCCGGCACCTTTGCCCCTCGAGCGATATTCGTTCGTAGATCCAGCCTTAGAGATAGCCATAACGAATGATCCAGAAAATCGCGGCTCCGAGGCATGCACAACTACGATCCATTTTGATATTATTCCCAACATTACGGTTCAGTCATATGCGAAACGACGTATCAGAGAAGACCCAATGTTCTATTCTCTCGTAAAACGCATTAATGTCCCCAGAAAGGGCTTTTATGTGAAAATCAGTGATATGTTCACCTACATTCATGAATTATGGCTTGAAAACGGCACAGGCCTGTACAGGTTAAAAGTGGTTGAACCCTTTGGGAGAATTCCGGAGAAAAGCCGCTTAACATCAACCGAGGTTCTATATATACTCTTTTCGATAAAACTACCAGCTCTTCAGCCATAGACATCCGGCAAAACATCCGTGTTTTGCCGCACCAAAAAAGCAGATTCATCGCACAACAAGTTTTACCTGCTGCGCTCGCTGCGGTGCCGTAGCTCCTCGCGTGCTCGGCCACTCCGCGCCTAAGATGCCCTGCGCCCGCCGGCCAGTGGGCCTGCATTGGCGGGCTCGGGCATGCGCATCGGGCACATTTTTGCTTGTGTCTAAGAAGCCACAAGCAAAAACGTCAAGGTAAAACCAACGTTGTGCGAAAATGGGGCTTACATTACTCACACGAAGATCATGAAACCAAAATCCTACTATATCGATGAAGAAAGACTCAAAGATCATGACGTCTTAGCCGCCGTATTTATTTCAAATGTCGAGATTTCCGATGATCAGTATGCAGAGGAACCTCCAGAAGCCCTATGGATACATGAGGAAATACTTTCTCGGCTTATTCTGTTTGGCTCGGCCTATCAAATGCATTTTTCGGCCTTAATCCCGGACGTTTACGGGACTTACAACATTAACAAGCCTCAATGCGACGACCTTGCTGCTGAGTTAGAAACTGTGACTGAGTTGACAAATGATGACCTGCTCCGAAAGTATGCCCTCTTGATTCGCGAACAAGCTTTACGAGTTTGCCATGGTGCGAGCAATCAATTCTTGGTAGTCATGGGTAATTGACCCTGCATGACGCCCCATCATCGCACAACAAGTTTTACCTGCTGCGCTCGCTGCGGTGCCGTAGCTCCTCGCGTGCTCGGCCACTCCGCGCCGAAGATGCCCTGCGCCCGCCGGCCAATGGGCCTGCATTGGCGGGCTCGGGCAGGCGCTTCGGGCACATTTTTGCTTGTGACTAAGAAGCCACAAGCAAAAACGTCAAGGTAAAACCAACGTTGGGCGCAATGCCGCCTTAACTATTAGCTGTGATGTTGACGCGGCAAATAAAAAGGAGCAAACGAGCCTTATGAAGCTAAAACCAACTGTTCTTGTTCTCTTTGTGCAAATATTCCTGGCGAGTAGCCTTGTTTTTGCGGAAACCGCGAAGGAACCCAAAATACAGTACGTCGGTAGCTTCGGCTCGGACATTCAAATCCATGGCGAATCAGTGTTTGAGGTAATTCTCGAAAAGATGTTAGACGCCAAGAAATTAGCCAAAATTGCACCATACAAGCCTAAAAAGGACAATGAGAATGGTATACTCGATGAAATTAATAAGGAGCTTATTGAATACAATCTCTCCTTTGGGGACTTATTTGTTGGCAAATTTGAAATCGAAAAACGCAATATAATTGCTCTAATACTCGTATATGGGGATCTTGCGCCGAGAATTCGCTACTACCACGTCAGAGGTAAGAAATAGGAATATTAGACGGTAATTGGGCCTCAGCTGACGGCGGCACAGCGCCCAACAAGTTTTACCTGCTGCGCTCGCTGCGGTGCCGTAGCTCCTCGCGTGCTCGGCCACTCCGCGCCGAAGATGCCCTACGCCCGCCGGCCAATGGGCCTGCATTGGCGGGCTCGGGCAGGCGCTTCGGGCACATTTTTGCTTGTGTCTAAGAAGCCACAAGCAAAAACGTCAAGGTAAAACCAACGTTGCCCGCCATGCCTATGCGTGGCCAAAAATAGAAGAAGCACTGTGTGCAGTCGAGCTTGCGGCTTGCTATTTCGGTAAAGATTAGAGTTTGGCGGCTGACGCAAGCACGGCTGCTCGGTTGGCGCTCCTGGCTTCGATGTTTGTGTGCGTCAGAAATCCTACTATTTGTTCGAATTCGGTAAAGCGGCTTCGCAGGCCACGCATCGCGAGCTTGAGAACCATTGCCCCCTGCCCGATCGATGCGACGTCGCGCTCGCGAGTCGGCACGGCGGGCAACAGATTTTACAAGCTGCGCCGCCATTCGCTACGCGAAAGGCGTGCTCGGTCTCGGCGACGAAGATGCGTCGACGCCTGCGCTCTGTCGAGCTTCATTGGCAGGCGCGCCGCAGTCGCCTTCGACACAATTTGGGTTGCGCCGAAGACGGCACACCCCAAATCGTCTTGTAAAATCAAGCGTTCTATGTCATTGCCTAGCGTCGCGAAGAGATGAAAAAGCCGAAGAGCGCCTCTTCATTGTAAGCTCCCTCCAGGCTTCAACGCTGGTAGTGTAACGGACGCTACAGATGAAGATCGCGACGCTCCGCGATCGCTGCAAGAGTTTTACCCAGGCGCATTCGCAAAACCCGCTAAGAGTTGTCGGCGCGATGGATCAGATTTCGTCTTGCGCTACGTTCGCGAGCCTTCGTTCATTCGTACGCGGCGGAAATTACCGAGAGCTCGCGAACTCCGCTTTGATAAAACCTCTGGCGCCTCGTCAGGTAAAGTGCGGGTTTTGCGAACACGCCACAGCCCTACCCTAAGCGACCGCTTGACGGCAACGACATAGAACAAATTTTACGCGCTGCGCCGCGACCACTCCGTTGGGTCGCGTGCTCGGCCCTGCGCGCCAAAGATGCCTTCGTCGCACAAACGGGACGTTTGTTTGGTGCTCCTCAGGCAGGCGCTCCGGGCACATGCGCTTCGCGTAAAACGCAATGGTTGAAATGCAAAACACTTTACACCCGCAGGCGCACGTCAGCGTAAAATCAACGTTGCCCGCCATGCCTATGCGTGGCCGAAAAATAGAAGAAGCACTGTGTGCAGTCGAGCTTGCGGCTTGCTAATTCGGTGAAGATTAGAGTTTGGCGGCTGGCGCAAGCACGACTGCTCGGTTGGCGCTCCTAGTATCGAGGTTCGTGAGCGTCAGAAATCCTGCTATTTGTTCGAATTCGGTATTGCGGCTTCGCAGGCCACGCATCGCGAGCTTGGGAGCGATTGGCCCCTGCCCGATCGAAGGTCTGTAGCGCTCGCTAGCCGGCACGGCGGGCAACAGATTTTACAAGCTGCGCCGCCATTCGCTACGCGAAAGGCGTGCTCGGTCTCGGCGACGAAGATGCGTCGACACCCGCGCTCTGTCGAGCTTCATTGGCGGGCGCGCCGCAGTCGCCTTCGACACAATTTGGGTTGCGCCGAAGACGGCACACCCCAAATCGTCTAGTAAAATCAAGCGTTGCCCGCCATGCCTATGCGTGGCCGAAAAATAGAAGAAGCACTGTGTGCAGTCGAGCTTGCGGCTTGCTATTTGGGTGAAGATTAGAGTTTGGCGACTGGCGCAAGCACGACTGCTCGGTAGGCGCTCCTGGTATCGAAGTTCGTGAGCGTCAGAAATCCTTCTATTTGTTCGAAGTCGAATTTGCGGCTTCGCAGGCCACGCATCGCGAGCTTGGGAGCGATTGGCCCCTGCCCGATCGAAGCTCTGTAGCGCTCGCTAGCCGGCACGGCGGGCAACAGATTTTACAAGCTGCGCCGCCATTCGCTACGCGAAAGGCGTGCTCGGTCTCGGCGACGAAGATGCGTCGACGCCCGCAGCTCAGTTGAGCTTTATTGGCGGGCGCGCCGCAGTCGCCTTCGACACAATTTGGGTTGCGCCGAAGACGGCACACCCCAAATCGTCTTGTAAAATTGCGCGTTCTCTGACATAGTTGCGCCTTTGTTATCCGCCCGCGTCCATGCGGGCGCAATTAAACTGTTCAGATTTTCATGTTTTACTCATGATTCGGGCACCTGCAATTTCCCAAATCCCTTTTGAAATTTGTTCATTCAAGCAGTTGTGGCAAACATTTACTTGATTTCGCCCAGGGGCACGCCAGACTGCTGTAATTGCCCCAGGTGTGCCTTTCGCCGTACAATTTTCACCTTTAATTTCACATGTGCCTATCATAACCACGCCGCTACTCTCAACTTTCATAAACGCTCCCCCTTTCTGCATACTTCAATTCTAAATACAAATTCAATCTATCTCTTGCATCTTCGACCAAATGGATACGGTCGGTCTCGCTTAATTCTAAAGTGAAAAACGAAGCATGCAAACTAGTTTCGGCTTCATCAAGCAACATGTCGGGCTGTGTAAAAGGTCTTCTAAAGCCCATTCTAAAACGCTCGGCGTGGGCAAGCTCATGTGCCAGACAGGTGAGCATGGACAGCTGGGCATTTGCGCTAACGCCTACCCCTGGATACGCATTGGCTCCTAAGATTACGGCATTGCGATTTTCATCAAAACGCGTTTCAGAAGCGTATAGTTGGGCTTCATCGGTAATTAGAGGAATACCCTGCCCTCCCGTTAACAGCTCCCAGGCTATTCGGCAAAACTCTATCTGCCTCTCATCCAGTGGGCTCTGATTTCTTGCCGAATTTAACATAGACAGGTTCGCACCGACTTTTTAATTATAGTTCAAATTTTCAC
The sequence above is a segment of the Turneriella parva DSM 21527 genome. Coding sequences within it:
- a CDS encoding DUF4184 family protein; the protein is MPLTIAHPAIILPVLRYSRNAAFVTGLFIGCLTPDFEYFLRAQLTSTISHTVLGQFIFCLPIGIILTILWQVVIKKPLLANMPQWFRIRLGSVYSSEVKGFNQWLFCCLGLVFGSFSHIIWDSFTHESGYFVKLMPLLSNSQLGSIPLYKFAQHFSTAIGLVALGLYLFWLQPTPEVPAEATPWKYWFPLAFFFITTFSLLWCFIPDQGHRHSIGNKIVWLHTAGLISLVLAGIPRMRYGS
- a CDS encoding flagellin — its product is MEIYALSKSPKATQPVGNTKNAVSRPSNFNKPDEAKISVTAQMKARLRQIQQSQENLASGITMLNVADGYLAEMQGITERLKVLALKATNGTDSAFDRQMAQVTVSSLIDELDRVAKDSSYKHMRLFLGDYARTSKTASMWFQIDMTPNSRHRIFLATMTSSAMRLSEAGAKISISTALQGSDAIGVFNDALERVKKQRADISADAEKFEFAMTGLDKEAQALKQGIESIETRRNTHKKVAP
- a CDS encoding DUF1566 domain-containing protein yields the protein MKTNCNKLLIALVLVIPIFTAPPKSSIKWVEPKQGIKLFRLPRADSQIIATVPYQAQIQILFRNDEMVEIQKRRGHWAVIKWHDFVGWTFDEDLVWGSYIDTKTVEIKELIWQRCSVGQAPDEYCTGQASGISLEFEASDFKGEKLIKGPFIEACEALNKQSFAGRKNWRLPTALELKTLVRCTAGPQTLLKNFKQCNKGSVYPTIDATIFPNTSPNMYVTSDRSPAPYRDTVFSVHFEVGSTASSYSNYAMLGLVRCVSEK
- a CDS encoding BrnT family toxin; the encoded protein is MEFEWDDAKSESNTDKHGLSFEEAQYAFNDPKRVIAIDHKHSTKAEKRYFCYGKIAGRVVTVRFTFRGEKIRIFGAGYWREGNAKYKRKS
- a CDS encoding BrnA antitoxin family protein; its protein translation is MADAINSSEIVEDFLPKPEDLVFKKKTVKVTMNLSKDSVDFFKVRSRKLGVPYQKMINSLVDKYVERYGRA